In Saccharomyces eubayanus strain FM1318 chromosome II, whole genome shotgun sequence, the genomic stretch TTAAAAGGTATACTGGCGGTAGAGTCGGTGAAGCCTGGATGATCACTGAAAGTAGGAGACTGGTTCCAGAAGTCTTCCAGTGGGGCGCCGCTATATGCACTTGTTTAGGGTGGCCAGGTGCCGTCTACTTCTTTAGTAAGGCAAGAAAGGCATAAAGtgcttcaaaaaataatgtgTTTAGTTCGATACTAGACC encodes the following:
- the COX26 gene encoding Cox26p translates to MFFNQVLRSSARAAPIKRYTGGRVGEAWMITESRRLVPEVFQWGAAICTCLGWPGAVYFFSKARKA